The genomic window CTGCTTTGAGACCTGACCTTTCCATTTTGACCATGTCCGGTATCCTTGATGCCAGACCCAGAGTGGGATACTTTTTTTCGGGCAAGCCCGCAAGGAATATAATTTCTGAGAAAATCAACAATATTAAAGTAGATGAGATAAAAGCAGTTCCTGTAGTTATTAAAGAAGGGTCTTCGGTTTATGATGCCATCGTAACTCTTTTTCTTGAAGACGTAGGGACACTTTTTGTGGTACAGGAAGATGGAAGCCTGGTGGGCCTGGTTTCCAGAAAGGACCTGCTCAAGATTGCCATCGGCAATGCCGACATTCACAAGATACCCGTAGGTGTCATCATGACAAGGATGCCAAACCTGATAACCGTAACACCTGAAGAAAGCGCCTATGACGCCGCTCAAAAGATTGTGGACCATCAGGTAGATGCCCTTCCGGTGGTTAAAATAGAGCAAGAAGGGGATAAAATTAAATACAGGGTGGTGGGAAAGGTCACCAAAACCACCATAACCAAACTATTCGTGGAGCTGGGAAAGGCTTAGAAGGGAGGGAACAATGATAGTAGAAAAAAATACCACACCAGTAGTCTTTGCGGTTTCCGATTCCATCGGCGAAACTGCCGAGCTCGTGACCCGGGCTGCCATGATCCAATTTAATTCCGGCCATGTAGAAATCAGAAGGATTCCCTATGTAACTGACGAGGAATATGCCAGAGAAGTTATCGAAGAGGCAAAAGAAGTGGAAAACTGCGCCATAGTGTGCACTATTATTTTGCCGGAAGTGAGGCATTACATCATAAATCTTGCCAGGGAAAACAACATACCCATAGTGGACTTAATGGGGCCAATGATGGATACCCTTTCAAAAATAACAGACCTAAAGCCCAAGTTGGAGCCCGGATTGGTACATAAAATCGACGAAGATTATTTCAGGAAGATGGAAGCCATCGAATTTGCCGTGAAATATGATGATGGGAAAGACCCCAGAGGCCTGTCCAGGGCTGATGTGGTTTTAATAGGCGTGTCCAGGACTTCAAAGACACCCCTTGCTCTGTATCTTGCCCACAAGAGGCTGAAGGTGGCAAATCTGCCACTGGTACCCGAAGTTACACCGCCCGATGAATTGTTCGAGCTTCCACCCCGGACGGTTATCGGTCTCACCATAACCCCCGAGAAGCTCAATGAAATCCGCCAGGAAAGGCTAAAAGCCCTTGGCTTGAGCTCAGATGCCAGCTATGCCAGTCCCGAGCGCATCCAAAAAGAGATAGAATATGCCGAAACTATAATGAAAAAAATTGGCTGCCCAAGAATTGATGTTTCAAATAAAGCAGTGGAAGAAATAGCCACTAGAATCTTAGAAATCATAAGGAAAGGAGAATTTTAAACATGACCAAAAAATTTGTTTACAGTTTCAAAGAAGGCAAGGCCGATATGAGAAGCCTGCTTGGAGGCAAGGGGGCAAACCTGGCGGAAATGGTACATATCGGCCTTCCGGTGCCCATGGGCTTTACGGTGACCACCGAAGCCTGCCTCAATTACTATGAGGAGGGGGAAAAGATATCCGATGAAATTCTTGAGCAGATTTTTAAAGCCCTGGATGAACTGGAAAAGGAAAATGGAAAGAAACTCGGCGACCCCCAGAACCCCCTTCTGGTGTCGGTCAGGTCCGGTGCTGCCATCTCTATGCCCGGTATGATGGATACCATTTTAAACCTTGGATTAAACGACGAGAGCGTCAAAGGCCTGGCCAGCGTCACTGCCAACGAACGATTTGCCTATGACAGCTATAGAAGGTTTATCCAGATGTTTGGAAATGTGGTGCTTGGCATTGAACACGACAAGTTTGAGGCAAAAATCGATTCAGTCAAAGCAAAGAGAAACGTCACTCAGGATACCGAACTTACTGCCGCAGACTGGCAGGAGGTTATAAAGCTTTATAAAGAACTGGTAAAAGAGGAAACCGGAAAGGATTTCCCACAGGACCCCAAGGAACAGCTTTTGATGGCCGTGGAGGCAGTGTTCAAATCCTGGAATAACCAGAGAGCCAAGGTTTACAGGAGGATAAACAAGATCCCCGACACCCTGGGCACCGCCGTTAATGTCCAGACCATGGTATTCGGCAATAAAGGCGACGACTCAGGCACCGGCGTGGCCTTTACCAGAAATCCATCCACCGGAGAAAAGAAAGTCTATGGCGAGTTCCTGATGAATGCCCAGGGCGAAGATGTGGTGGCAGGTATCAGGACTCCCAAGAATATTGCAGAACTTGAAAATGTCATGCCCGAAGTATATGAGCAGTTTGCGGGCGTATGCAAGCTTCTGGAAAACCATTACAGGGATATGCAGGACATAGAGTTCACCATTGAAAACGGAAAGCTCTTCATGCTTCAAACCAGAAATGGTAAAAGGACAGCCCAGGCCGCCGTCAAGATTGCGGTGGACATGGTGAAGGAAGGACTTATCACAAAAGAGGAAGCCATACTCCGTGTGTCTCCCGACCAGGTAGTGTCGCTGTTGCACCGCAGGATCGATCCCGCCGCAAAAGTGGAGGTTATCGCCAAGGGTCTTCCGGCCTCTCCGGGAGCAGGTTCCGGTCATGTGATATTTGACCCCGATGAAGCCGAGGAACTGGGAAATCAGGGCCAGAAGGTAATTCTGGTAAGGACCGAGACCACTCCCGATGACATCCACGGCATAGTCATGGCCCAGGGCGTTCTCACCAGCCGCGGAGGCATGACCAGCCATGCGGCAGTGGTGGCCCGCGGCATGGGTAAACCCGCCGTATGCGGATGTGATGCCATCAAGATAGATCCCGAGAAGGAAGAATTCCAGGTGGGAAATCTCACCGTCAAAAAAGGCGACATGATTTCCATTGACGGAGCCACCGGCCAGGTTATACTGGGCGATGTTCCTATGATAGACCCCGTCCTGTCGGATGAATTCAAGGAACTTCTCGGATGGGCCGATGAAGTGAGAAGACTTTCCGTCAGGGCCAATGCCGACACGCCCAACGACGCCAGGGTTGCCCGGGAATTCGGGGCTGAAGGCATAGGCCTTTGCCGGACCGAGCACATGTTCATGGCTGTGGATAGGCTGCCGGTAGTCCAGGAAATGATAATGTCCGATACAAAAGAAGAAAGGGAAAAAGCCCTGGAAAAATTGCTGCCATTCCAGCAGGAAGACTTTGAGGGTATCCTGGAGGCCATGGAAGGTTTGCCTGTCACCATTCGCCTTCTGGATCCACCGCTCCATGAATTCCTGCCCAATGCCGAAGAGCTCATAACCGAGATAGCCGAACTAAAAGCCGCGGGAAATACGGATGAGCTTGAGAAAAAGCAAAGCATGCTCAAGAAAGTCCGCTCCCTGCATGAATTTAACCCCATGCTGGGACTTCGCGGCTGCCGCCTGGGAATCCTTTATCCCGAAATCTACGCCATGCAGGTAAGGGCTATCTTCAAAGCGGCATGCAAGCTCACAAAGCGCGGTTTGAAGGTAGAACCCGAAGTGGAGATTCCTCTAGTAGGACATGAAAACGAGCTGAAAATCATGAGAGACCTGGTGGAAGAAACCGCCGCGGCAGTCCTTAAAGAAGAAGGAGTAAAGCTTGACTACAAGATTGGAACCATGATAGAGATTCCGAGGGCCTGCGTCACCGCCGGAGAAATTGCAAAACATGCGGACTTCTTCTCCTTCGGCACCAACGACCTGACCCAGACCACCTTCGGTTTCAGCCGTGACGATGCCGAAGCCAAGTTCCTGCCACATTACATCAACGAAAAGATTTTGATTGACGATCCGTTCATTGTCCTAGACAGGAACGGTGTAGGTTCACTCATGAAGATGGCGGTAAAATCCGGCCGGGAAGTCAAGAACGACCTCATGGTAGGCATCTGCGGCGAACATGGCGGAGAACCCAGTTCCGTGGAGTTCTGCCATATGATCGGGCTCAACTACGTGAGCTGCTCACCATACAGGGTTCCCGTGGCAAGACTTGCCGCAGCTCAGGCACAGCTAAAGAATAAATAAATATGAAAAAAGGGGCGACAAGCCCCTTTTTTAATTTGTACGAATCAAAAAGAGGAAAAATGAAAATTGTATAGAATAATAAAAAAAGGTACTTTTACCGGAGGAACGGTATATGAATTTCAGAGAGAGGACCGAAGAACTGGAAAAGAATATACTTTCACCCTTTGCCACTCTGAGCTGCCAGAGCAAGGGAAGAAGAGTCCCTGAAGAAAAATGCAGCGTGCGTACCGATTTTCAAA from Biomaibacter acetigenes includes these protein-coding regions:
- a CDS encoding helix-turn-helix transcriptional regulator; the encoded protein is MELTPRQALIVDIVKKNEPITSEQIAEKLNLTRAALRPDLSILTMSGILDARPRVGYFFSGKPARNIISEKINNIKVDEIKAVPVVIKEGSSVYDAIVTLFLEDVGTLFVVQEDGSLVGLVSRKDLLKIAIGNADIHKIPVGVIMTRMPNLITVTPEESAYDAAQKIVDHQVDALPVVKIEQEGDKIKYRVVGKVTKTTITKLFVELGKA
- a CDS encoding pyruvate, water dikinase regulatory protein codes for the protein MIVEKNTTPVVFAVSDSIGETAELVTRAAMIQFNSGHVEIRRIPYVTDEEYAREVIEEAKEVENCAIVCTIILPEVRHYIINLARENNIPIVDLMGPMMDTLSKITDLKPKLEPGLVHKIDEDYFRKMEAIEFAVKYDDGKDPRGLSRADVVLIGVSRTSKTPLALYLAHKRLKVANLPLVPEVTPPDELFELPPRTVIGLTITPEKLNEIRQERLKALGLSSDASYASPERIQKEIEYAETIMKKIGCPRIDVSNKAVEEIATRILEIIRKGEF
- the ppdK gene encoding pyruvate, phosphate dikinase — translated: MTKKFVYSFKEGKADMRSLLGGKGANLAEMVHIGLPVPMGFTVTTEACLNYYEEGEKISDEILEQIFKALDELEKENGKKLGDPQNPLLVSVRSGAAISMPGMMDTILNLGLNDESVKGLASVTANERFAYDSYRRFIQMFGNVVLGIEHDKFEAKIDSVKAKRNVTQDTELTAADWQEVIKLYKELVKEETGKDFPQDPKEQLLMAVEAVFKSWNNQRAKVYRRINKIPDTLGTAVNVQTMVFGNKGDDSGTGVAFTRNPSTGEKKVYGEFLMNAQGEDVVAGIRTPKNIAELENVMPEVYEQFAGVCKLLENHYRDMQDIEFTIENGKLFMLQTRNGKRTAQAAVKIAVDMVKEGLITKEEAILRVSPDQVVSLLHRRIDPAAKVEVIAKGLPASPGAGSGHVIFDPDEAEELGNQGQKVILVRTETTPDDIHGIVMAQGVLTSRGGMTSHAAVVARGMGKPAVCGCDAIKIDPEKEEFQVGNLTVKKGDMISIDGATGQVILGDVPMIDPVLSDEFKELLGWADEVRRLSVRANADTPNDARVAREFGAEGIGLCRTEHMFMAVDRLPVVQEMIMSDTKEEREKALEKLLPFQQEDFEGILEAMEGLPVTIRLLDPPLHEFLPNAEELITEIAELKAAGNTDELEKKQSMLKKVRSLHEFNPMLGLRGCRLGILYPEIYAMQVRAIFKAACKLTKRGLKVEPEVEIPLVGHENELKIMRDLVEETAAAVLKEEGVKLDYKIGTMIEIPRACVTAGEIAKHADFFSFGTNDLTQTTFGFSRDDAEAKFLPHYINEKILIDDPFIVLDRNGVGSLMKMAVKSGREVKNDLMVGICGEHGGEPSSVEFCHMIGLNYVSCSPYRVPVARLAAAQAQLKNK